Proteins encoded together in one Osmerus eperlanus chromosome 20, fOsmEpe2.1, whole genome shotgun sequence window:
- the LOC134040807 gene encoding TGF-beta receptor type-2-like isoform X2, which produces MELLRFSAFWCGTILFGSIVLEQTEAMPGLVRWSRLCKFCDVRPTSCSGTGTCTSDCDRSAICVDRDEVCVSIWRKTDDNITMDTVCHNPALRLYGLILDDYNSSRCEMRERKGMGSIFFICSCSEDECNDGVVFTHTSQVGSVILVSLGPLLLLAVLVISFFYWYRVYSQRNSGGKRKKSPQRDFSDGQAIIMSEEGSESSSTLANNLNHNTELLPIELDGQVGKGRFAEVYKAKLKQGTSAGEHAFETVAVKIFPDEEYASWKNEKDIFSDADLRHENVLHFLTAEERKVERQYWLITAFHPRGNLQEYLTNHIITWEDLWVLGESLAQGVAHLHSDHTPCGQYKVPIVHRDIKSSNILVKNDLTCCLCDFGLGLRLDNSLSVDELANSGQVGTARYMAPEVLESRINLENIESFKQTDVYSMALVLWEITSRCDAIGEVKEYEPPFGKVRDHPCVESMKDSVLRDRGRPEVPTGWTNHPGLQVVCSTIDECWDHDPEARLTAQCVAERFNDMEDLDKLSGRSDSQEKIPEDVSVVDEK; this is translated from the exons ATGGAGCTACTTCGGTTTTCCGCTTTCTGGTGTGGAACGATACTCTTTGGTAGTATTGTTTTAGAGCAGACTG AGGCTATGCCAGGCCTCGTCCGGTGGTCCAGGCTGTGTAAGTTCTGCGACGTGCGGCCCACCAGCTGCTCTGGCACCGGGACCTGCACCAGCGACTGTGACAGGAGCGCCATCTGTGTGGACCGCGACGAGGTCTGCGTCAGCATCTG GAGGAAGACAGACGACAACATAACGATGGACACCGTGTGCCACAACCCGGCGCTGCGGCTGTACGGCCTGATACTGGACGACTACAACAGCAGCCGGTgtgagatgagggagaggaaaggaatggGCTCAATCTTCTTTATCTGTTCCTGCAGCGAGGACGAGTGCAACGACGGTGTCGTCTTCACGCACA cctcccaggtgggctctgtgatcctggtgagTCTgggtcccctcctcctgctggccGTCCTCGTCATCTCCTTCTTCTACTGGTACCGCGTGTACAGCCAGCGCAACTCCGGCGGCAAGCGCAAGAAGTCCCCTCAGCGGGACTTCAGCGACGGGCAGGCCATCATCATGAGCGAGGAGGGCTCTGAGTCCAGCTCCACGCTGGCCAACAACCTCAACCACAACACGGAGCTGCTGCCCATCGAGCTGGACGGCCAGGTGGGGAAGGGCCGCTTCGCCGAGGTGTACAAGGCCAAGCTGAAGCAGGGAACGTCCGCCGGGGAGCACGCCTTTGAGACGGTGGCCGTGAAGATCTTCCCGGACGAGGAGTACGCCTCCTGGAAGAACGAGAAGGACATCTTCTCCGACGCCGACCTCCGTCACGAGAACGTTCTGCACTTCCTGAcggcggaggagaggaaggtggagcGACAGTATTGGCTGATCACTGCGTTCCATCCCCGTGGCAacctacag GAGTACCTCACAAACCACATCATCACCTGGGAGGACCTGTGGGTGCTGGGCGAGTCCCTGGCTCAGGGTGTGGCCCACCTCCACAGCGACCACACCCCCTGCGGACAATACAAGGTGCCCATCGTCCACCGGGACATCAAGAGCTCCAACATCCTGGTTAAGAACGACCTGACCTGCTGCCTGTGTGACTTCGGCCTGGGGCTCAGGCTGGACAACTCCTTATCTGTGGACGAGCTGGCGAACAGCGGACAG GTGGGCACCGCGAGGTACATGGCTCCAGAGGTGCTGGAGTCCAGGATCAACCTGGAGAACATCGAGTCCTTCAAGCAGACAGACGTGTACTCTATGGCCCTGGTGCTCTGGGAGATCACGTCCAGGTGTGACGCCATCGGAG aggTGAAGGAGTACGAGCCGCCGTTTGGGAAGGTGAGGGACCACCCGTGTGTGGAGAGCATGAAGGACAGCGTGCTCCGAGACCGAGGACGACCTGAGGTCCCCACCGGCTGGACCAACCACCcg GGCCTCCAGGTGGTGTGTTCCACCATAGACGAGTGCTGGGATCACGATCCAGAGGCTCGTCTCACCGCCCAGTGTGTCGCCGAGCGCTTCAACGACATGGAGGACCTGGACAAGCTGTCTGGACGCAGCGACTCCCAGGAGAAGATCCCCGAGGACGTGTCTGTGGTGGACGAGAAGTGA
- the LOC134040807 gene encoding TGF-beta receptor type-2-like isoform X1 — MELLRFSAFWCGTILFGSIVLEQTEAMPGLVRWSRLCKFCDVRPTSCSGTGTCTSDCDRSAICVDRDEVCVSIWRKTDDNITMDTVCHNPALRLYGLILDDYNSSRCEMRERKGMGSIFFICSCSEDECNDGVVFTHIPCLSSPASQVGSVILVSLGPLLLLAVLVISFFYWYRVYSQRNSGGKRKKSPQRDFSDGQAIIMSEEGSESSSTLANNLNHNTELLPIELDGQVGKGRFAEVYKAKLKQGTSAGEHAFETVAVKIFPDEEYASWKNEKDIFSDADLRHENVLHFLTAEERKVERQYWLITAFHPRGNLQEYLTNHIITWEDLWVLGESLAQGVAHLHSDHTPCGQYKVPIVHRDIKSSNILVKNDLTCCLCDFGLGLRLDNSLSVDELANSGQVGTARYMAPEVLESRINLENIESFKQTDVYSMALVLWEITSRCDAIGEVKEYEPPFGKVRDHPCVESMKDSVLRDRGRPEVPTGWTNHPGLQVVCSTIDECWDHDPEARLTAQCVAERFNDMEDLDKLSGRSDSQEKIPEDVSVVDEK, encoded by the exons ATGGAGCTACTTCGGTTTTCCGCTTTCTGGTGTGGAACGATACTCTTTGGTAGTATTGTTTTAGAGCAGACTG AGGCTATGCCAGGCCTCGTCCGGTGGTCCAGGCTGTGTAAGTTCTGCGACGTGCGGCCCACCAGCTGCTCTGGCACCGGGACCTGCACCAGCGACTGTGACAGGAGCGCCATCTGTGTGGACCGCGACGAGGTCTGCGTCAGCATCTG GAGGAAGACAGACGACAACATAACGATGGACACCGTGTGCCACAACCCGGCGCTGCGGCTGTACGGCCTGATACTGGACGACTACAACAGCAGCCGGTgtgagatgagggagaggaaaggaatggGCTCAATCTTCTTTATCTGTTCCTGCAGCGAGGACGAGTGCAACGACGGTGTCGTCTTCACGCACA TACCATGTCTCTcgtccccagcctcccaggtgggctctgtgatcctggtgagTCTgggtcccctcctcctgctggccGTCCTCGTCATCTCCTTCTTCTACTGGTACCGCGTGTACAGCCAGCGCAACTCCGGCGGCAAGCGCAAGAAGTCCCCTCAGCGGGACTTCAGCGACGGGCAGGCCATCATCATGAGCGAGGAGGGCTCTGAGTCCAGCTCCACGCTGGCCAACAACCTCAACCACAACACGGAGCTGCTGCCCATCGAGCTGGACGGCCAGGTGGGGAAGGGCCGCTTCGCCGAGGTGTACAAGGCCAAGCTGAAGCAGGGAACGTCCGCCGGGGAGCACGCCTTTGAGACGGTGGCCGTGAAGATCTTCCCGGACGAGGAGTACGCCTCCTGGAAGAACGAGAAGGACATCTTCTCCGACGCCGACCTCCGTCACGAGAACGTTCTGCACTTCCTGAcggcggaggagaggaaggtggagcGACAGTATTGGCTGATCACTGCGTTCCATCCCCGTGGCAacctacag GAGTACCTCACAAACCACATCATCACCTGGGAGGACCTGTGGGTGCTGGGCGAGTCCCTGGCTCAGGGTGTGGCCCACCTCCACAGCGACCACACCCCCTGCGGACAATACAAGGTGCCCATCGTCCACCGGGACATCAAGAGCTCCAACATCCTGGTTAAGAACGACCTGACCTGCTGCCTGTGTGACTTCGGCCTGGGGCTCAGGCTGGACAACTCCTTATCTGTGGACGAGCTGGCGAACAGCGGACAG GTGGGCACCGCGAGGTACATGGCTCCAGAGGTGCTGGAGTCCAGGATCAACCTGGAGAACATCGAGTCCTTCAAGCAGACAGACGTGTACTCTATGGCCCTGGTGCTCTGGGAGATCACGTCCAGGTGTGACGCCATCGGAG aggTGAAGGAGTACGAGCCGCCGTTTGGGAAGGTGAGGGACCACCCGTGTGTGGAGAGCATGAAGGACAGCGTGCTCCGAGACCGAGGACGACCTGAGGTCCCCACCGGCTGGACCAACCACCcg GGCCTCCAGGTGGTGTGTTCCACCATAGACGAGTGCTGGGATCACGATCCAGAGGCTCGTCTCACCGCCCAGTGTGTCGCCGAGCGCTTCAACGACATGGAGGACCTGGACAAGCTGTCTGGACGCAGCGACTCCCAGGAGAAGATCCCCGAGGACGTGTCTGTGGTGGACGAGAAGTGA